One window of the Corvus moneduloides isolate bCorMon1 chromosome 10, bCorMon1.pri, whole genome shotgun sequence genome contains the following:
- the LOC116449094 gene encoding serine palmitoyltransferase small subunit B-like — MDVKRSTPSYLYWLFCQFELITCSYLMEPWEKLLFYSFNLAMAGLLLYTAYVCVAFHLSSAFQLLWSFLGNPRENALSVVK, encoded by the coding sequence ATGGATGTGAAGAGGAGCACCCCGAGCTACCTGTACTGGCTCTTCTGCCAGTTCGAGCTGATCACCTGCAGTTACCtgatggagccctgggagaagcTGCTCTTCTACTCCTTCAACCTGGCCATGGCCGGGCTGCTGCTCTACACTGCCTATGTCTGCGTGGCTTTCCACCTCAGCTCGgccttccagctcctctggagcttCCTGGGAAACCCACGGGAAAATGCTCTGTCTGTGGTGAAGTAA